A region from the Salidesulfovibrio onnuriiensis genome encodes:
- a CDS encoding aminotransferase class I/II-fold pyridoxal phosphate-dependent enzyme, whose translation MHQFARVHRLPPYVFAQVNELKMKMRHQGADIIDLGMGNPDVPTPKHILDKLTEAAYKPGNSRYSASKGIKGLRKAIADWYQKRYSVYLDMDQEVCVTMGAKEGLAHLALVMLTPGDVVLAPDPAYPIHPYASVIAGADVRRIPIGKGRDFFEDMTVAVRHTWPKPKLLIINYPHNPTTECVDVNFFQRIVDFAKENDLYVIHDLAYADFTFDGYEAPSFLQADGAKDVGVEFFSLTKSYSMAGMRVGFCCGNPDMVQALTRIKSYLDYGIYTPIQVAATQALNGDQECVKEIMDIYQDRRDALCEGLNRIGWEVTPPKATMFLWAEIPDEFKHMGSVEFSKMLLKEAEVAVSPGLGFGQYGDDHVRFAFVENRQRTNQAIRNLRKFFEGKICK comes from the coding sequence ATGCACCAATTTGCTCGAGTCCACCGGCTGCCTCCCTATGTGTTTGCCCAGGTGAACGAACTGAAGATGAAAATGCGTCATCAGGGCGCTGACATCATCGACCTGGGCATGGGCAACCCCGATGTGCCCACCCCGAAACACATTCTCGACAAGCTTACCGAGGCGGCGTACAAGCCGGGTAACTCGCGTTACTCGGCGTCCAAGGGCATCAAGGGGCTCCGCAAGGCAATCGCAGACTGGTACCAGAAAAGGTACTCGGTATACCTCGATATGGACCAGGAAGTCTGTGTAACCATGGGCGCCAAGGAAGGGCTCGCCCACCTGGCCCTGGTCATGCTTACGCCCGGCGATGTGGTGCTCGCACCGGACCCGGCCTATCCCATCCATCCCTATGCCTCCGTCATTGCGGGCGCTGACGTGCGCCGCATCCCCATCGGCAAGGGACGCGACTTTTTCGAGGATATGACCGTGGCTGTCCGCCACACATGGCCCAAGCCCAAGCTGCTGATCATCAACTATCCGCACAACCCGACAACGGAATGCGTGGATGTAAACTTCTTCCAGCGCATCGTGGATTTCGCCAAGGAAAACGACCTGTACGTCATCCACGACCTTGCCTACGCCGACTTTACCTTTGACGGCTACGAAGCGCCCAGCTTCCTGCAGGCCGACGGCGCCAAGGACGTTGGCGTGGAATTCTTCTCCCTGACCAAGAGCTATTCCATGGCAGGCATGCGCGTGGGCTTCTGCTGCGGCAACCCGGACATGGTCCAGGCCCTGACCCGCATCAAGAGCTACCTGGACTACGGCATATATACACCTATACAAGTGGCGGCCACCCAGGCGCTCAACGGCGACCAGGAATGCGTCAAGGAGATCATGGACATCTACCAGGACCGCCGCGACGCCCTGTGCGAAGGCCTGAACCGCATCGGCTGGGAAGTAACCCCGCCCAAGGCGACCATGTTCCTGTGGGCCGAAATTCCCGACGAATTCAAACATATGGGTTCCGTGGAATTTTCAAAAATGCTGCTAAAAGAAGCGGAGGTCGCCGTTTCCCCGGGGCTGGGCTTCGGACAGTACGGCGACGACCACGTACGTTTTGCGTTCGTGGAAAACAGACAGCGTACAAACCAGGCAATTCGCAACCTGCGAAAATTCTTTGAGGGTAAGATATGCAAATAG
- a CDS encoding branched-chain amino acid transaminase, whose protein sequence is MVQESETIWMDGKLVPWGEANVHVLTHALHYGTGVFEGIRAYECNDGTSEVFRLREHMVRLVDSAKILGFAAPYTADEMVEATVETLKANKLKGAYIRPLVFVGAGVMGVHPGDNPIKTCITAWHWGAYLGEDALEKGIRVKVSTYNRHHVNVMMTKSKACGNYVNSVLAKMEAIRDGYAEAILLDTSGHVSEGSGENLFMVKQDVLYTPPLSGVLGGLTRDSIISLANDTGYEVRETTIGRDMLYTADEVFFTGTAAELTPIREIDARVIGEGKAGPVTKLLQTEFFKILKGDNPDYEHWLHRYEA, encoded by the coding sequence ATGGTTCAAGAATCCGAAACCATCTGGATGGATGGGAAGCTGGTTCCCTGGGGCGAGGCCAATGTCCACGTCCTGACCCACGCGCTGCACTACGGTACGGGCGTGTTCGAAGGAATCCGCGCATATGAGTGCAACGACGGAACCTCCGAGGTCTTCCGCCTCAGGGAGCACATGGTGCGCTTGGTGGATTCCGCTAAAATTCTCGGCTTTGCCGCGCCGTATACCGCAGACGAGATGGTCGAAGCCACCGTGGAAACCCTCAAGGCCAACAAGCTGAAGGGTGCCTATATCCGCCCGCTGGTCTTTGTGGGTGCAGGCGTCATGGGCGTTCATCCCGGGGACAACCCAATCAAGACCTGTATCACCGCTTGGCACTGGGGCGCATACCTCGGCGAGGACGCTCTGGAAAAGGGCATTCGCGTCAAGGTCTCCACCTACAATCGCCACCATGTCAACGTCATGATGACCAAGTCCAAGGCCTGCGGCAACTACGTGAACTCGGTTCTGGCCAAGATGGAAGCCATCCGCGACGGCTACGCCGAGGCAATCCTGCTGGATACCTCGGGCCATGTTTCCGAAGGTTCGGGCGAAAACCTGTTCATGGTCAAGCAGGACGTGCTGTACACCCCGCCGCTGTCCGGCGTGCTGGGCGGCCTGACCCGCGATTCCATCATCAGCCTGGCCAACGACACGGGCTATGAAGTGCGCGAAACCACCATCGGCCGCGACATGCTTTACACGGCCGACGAAGTGTTCTTTACCGGCACCGCGGCAGAACTGACCCCGATCCGCGAGATCGACGCCCGCGTCATCGGTGAAGGAAAGGCCGGTCCCGTCACCAAGCTGCTGCAGACCGAGTTCTTCAAGATCCTCAAGGGCGACAACCCCGATTACGAGCATTGGCTGCACCGTTACGAAGCCTAG
- the dnaX gene encoding DNA polymerase III subunit gamma/tau, whose protein sequence is MSTSSLTAKYRPQTFEQVAGQEAIKTILSRAAAQDKVAPAYLFSGTRGVGKTTIARIFAKALNCKNAPTAEPCNECDSCRQITAGVAVDVIEIDGASNRGIDDARRLKEDIGYAPLEGRYKVFIIDEAHMLTKEAFNALLKTLEEPPPRATFIMATTEPHKFPATIISRCQHYTYKMLSEGELVAHLENILSQEGIEYEAGALQIIAKRGAGSVRDSMSLLGQALAFDEGKLREEDVRSFLGLAGQEVFFQLMGAIHAKDLVGVGQLLRQVLDLGLDLGFFLRELTSCWRNMFLLRQAGEQALPLLGLSGDEAGTWMEWANKFDPAYIHACWQMTLDGQKRVMTSLEPAMALELLLLNIASLTDLINLEKVGNTQAAPPRGPMGGRGSAPGGMPRPPQGGYQPPPQGGQQFRQQAQGYQPAPPQQQSVPPRQNQPPQQSVQPSVTQQLRPQTPPAGEPAPSDPKEAEPSKNIADPVTQAVPRAVCELPAPPNGPKSWEGLLDYAKTCNGKSDVNAHNLRHLKGELQGKELVITCGNNFLYKQMSASSAVNALERLAGLYWGRNLSVRVETGGMSVRKSEKQLRTEAESNEAVLKVMDAFSALIMAVTPRNGH, encoded by the coding sequence ATGAGCACATCCAGCCTGACAGCAAAATATCGCCCGCAGACCTTTGAACAGGTGGCAGGGCAGGAGGCCATCAAGACCATCCTCTCCCGCGCCGCGGCACAGGACAAGGTCGCGCCGGCCTATCTTTTTAGCGGAACCCGGGGGGTGGGGAAGACCACCATCGCCCGCATCTTCGCCAAGGCCCTCAACTGCAAGAACGCGCCCACGGCAGAGCCGTGCAACGAATGCGACTCCTGCCGCCAGATAACAGCAGGGGTCGCCGTGGACGTCATCGAGATCGACGGCGCCTCCAACCGAGGCATCGACGACGCCCGCCGGCTCAAGGAGGACATCGGCTACGCTCCGCTGGAAGGCCGGTACAAGGTCTTCATCATCGACGAAGCCCACATGCTGACCAAAGAGGCCTTCAACGCGCTTCTCAAGACACTGGAGGAGCCGCCGCCGCGCGCCACCTTCATCATGGCCACCACCGAGCCGCACAAGTTCCCGGCGACCATCATCAGCCGTTGCCAGCATTATACCTACAAGATGCTGTCCGAGGGCGAACTGGTGGCGCATTTGGAGAACATCCTGTCGCAGGAGGGCATCGAGTACGAGGCCGGCGCGTTGCAGATTATTGCCAAACGCGGCGCAGGCAGCGTGCGCGACTCAATGTCCCTGCTGGGTCAGGCGCTGGCCTTTGACGAAGGAAAACTGCGAGAGGAAGACGTGCGCAGCTTTCTCGGTCTTGCAGGGCAGGAAGTCTTTTTCCAGCTCATGGGAGCTATCCACGCCAAGGATCTGGTGGGAGTCGGGCAACTTTTGCGCCAGGTGCTCGACCTGGGCCTGGACCTCGGATTTTTCCTGCGCGAATTGACAAGCTGTTGGCGCAACATGTTCCTGCTGCGGCAGGCCGGTGAGCAGGCCTTGCCGCTGCTGGGGCTTTCCGGCGACGAAGCCGGGACCTGGATGGAATGGGCCAACAAGTTCGACCCTGCCTATATCCATGCCTGCTGGCAGATGACCCTGGACGGCCAGAAGCGGGTCATGACCTCCCTGGAGCCGGCCATGGCTCTGGAGCTGCTGCTGCTTAACATCGCTTCGCTCACGGACCTCATCAATCTGGAAAAGGTGGGCAACACCCAGGCAGCCCCTCCGCGTGGCCCCATGGGTGGACGGGGATCCGCTCCGGGCGGCATGCCGCGTCCGCCTCAAGGCGGATATCAGCCGCCGCCCCAGGGTGGGCAGCAATTCAGGCAGCAGGCGCAGGGGTACCAACCCGCACCGCCACAACAGCAGTCTGTTCCGCCCCGGCAGAATCAGCCGCCGCAACAATCCGTGCAGCCGTCAGTGACGCAACAGCTGCGTCCACAGACCCCTCCGGCGGGGGAGCCCGCTCCTTCGGACCCCAAGGAGGCCGAGCCATCGAAAAACATCGCTGATCCTGTCACGCAAGCGGTCCCCAGGGCGGTCTGCGAACTGCCTGCACCGCCCAACGGTCCCAAAAGCTGGGAAGGCTTGCTGGACTATGCCAAGACCTGCAACGGGAAAAGCGATGTGAATGCCCATAATTTGCGTCATCTCAAGGGCGAGCTGCAAGGGAAGGAACTTGTAATCACCTGCGGCAACAATTTTTTGTACAAGCAGATGTCGGCCTCCAGTGCGGTAAACGCCCTGGAGCGGCTGGCTGGCCTGTACTGGGGCAGGAATCTCTCTGTCCGGGTTGAAACCGGCGGCATGTCGGTGAGGAAATCGGAAAAGCAGTTGCGGACGGAAGCCGAAAGCAACGAGGCGGTGCTCAAGGTCATGGACGCCTTCAGTGCGCTGATCATGGCGGTAACGCCCCGCAACGGACATTAA
- a CDS encoding YbaB/EbfC family nucleoid-associated protein produces the protein MRGMNEMVRQAQIMQRKMTEAQDKLKEMEVEASSGGGMVKVKCTGGQDIVSVEIEESVFESGDVEMLQDLVLTATNDALKKSKEMMEQEMGKLTGGMKIPGLF, from the coding sequence ATGCGTGGAATGAACGAGATGGTACGCCAGGCCCAGATCATGCAGCGAAAGATGACCGAAGCTCAGGACAAGCTGAAGGAAATGGAAGTGGAAGCCTCCAGCGGCGGCGGCATGGTCAAGGTCAAATGCACCGGCGGCCAGGACATCGTTTCCGTCGAAATCGAGGAATCCGTGTTTGAATCCGGAGACGTGGAAATGCTCCAGGACCTGGTGCTCACCGCCACAAACGACGCCCTCAAGAAATCCAAGGAAATGATGGAACAGGAAATGGGCAAGCTCACCGGCGGCATGAAGATTCCCGGCCTGTTCTAG
- the recR gene encoding recombination mediator RecR, whose amino-acid sequence MHNLPAPLRAVVEQLSSLPGIGPKSALRIALTLLKMPRERAAGVGQSIIDLRDNLCMCEECASLAESSPCALCSDPNRDHGQLCLVSEWDALLAMEDMSLYKGRYLVLGGLLSPLDGVEPGHLEFDLLKRHLASGRVTELILALGATMDAESTASYVKNMVENEFPHVNVSRLAQGIPMGGEVKYMDKETLKQSLKYRQKI is encoded by the coding sequence GTGCATAACCTTCCTGCTCCGCTCCGGGCAGTGGTGGAGCAGCTTTCCAGCCTGCCCGGGATCGGTCCCAAGTCGGCGTTGCGCATTGCCCTGACCCTGCTTAAGATGCCGCGTGAACGAGCCGCCGGAGTGGGGCAGTCCATTATCGATCTGCGCGATAACCTGTGCATGTGCGAGGAGTGCGCCAGTCTGGCGGAATCCAGCCCGTGCGCCCTGTGCTCCGACCCCAACCGTGACCACGGGCAGCTTTGTCTTGTTTCCGAGTGGGATGCGCTCCTGGCCATGGAGGACATGAGTCTCTACAAGGGGCGTTACCTTGTGCTTGGAGGGTTGTTGTCGCCCCTGGACGGTGTGGAACCGGGCCATCTGGAATTCGACCTGCTCAAGCGCCACCTGGCCAGCGGCAGGGTCACCGAGCTCATTCTCGCCCTCGGGGCCACCATGGATGCGGAGTCCACGGCGTCGTACGTCAAGAATATGGTTGAAAACGAGTTTCCCCATGTGAATGTCTCGCGTCTGGCTCAGGGGATTCCTATGGGCGGCGAAGTCAAATACATGGACAAGGAAACCTTAAAGCAATCCTTGAAGTATCGCCAGAAGATATAA
- the recD2 gene encoding SF1B family DNA helicase RecD2, translating to MSQEQSTRLEAAEVCSVVYSNPENGYVIARISAKNEPGITTITGIMGDIQPGESLDLTGRWKVHPKYGPQFEVETFEQTMPATENGVIKFLQSSIKGVGEKTATMLVGEFGVGILDILDDDPERLLEIRGISKKKLKDIIESWSKQRAIKNLLVFLQSHGVPTTFAGRIFQLYGATAEIKLRENPYDLAYEIRGVGFRTADQMALKLGFRPDAWQRLEAGIIYTLFTLSERGGHMYVPKDKLLSDAARMMDNVDYDKLEDALYSLQEKKRVRIEDLPEQEVEEAVYLMHFYHFENEISQRLHQLISHPMPVSRKKVAQALPKVEETLGFSLSDEQREAVFEACSNKVFIITGGPGTGKTTITKAIVLTLKELGLKIKQAAPTGRAAKRLFEATGLPAQTIHRLLQYQPDGGFQFCQDQKIKGDVLVIDESSMVDAHLCVSVLRALPHTCRLILVGDINQLPSVGPGNVLADLINSEMVPCARLTHIFRQAQESYIVVNAHRINQGQMPLGHPQEAPEADFFWIPQEDQATVQRLILDSVCDRIPKRYGLDPLRDIQVLTPMHKGDVGTQALNQALQERLNPLKRGDREIKRGQISYRAGDRVLQTRNNYDKDVFNGDLGMVVDLNTQDNEMTVEFEGTFVTYEASEMDDLALAYAVSVHKSQGSEYPAVVMPIVTQHYMLLQRNLLYTGLTRARNLAVLIGSKKAFQIGLNNITAGKRGTHLAYRLRHLFSENTLL from the coding sequence ATGTCGCAGGAACAATCCACCAGGCTCGAAGCCGCTGAAGTATGCAGCGTCGTCTACAGCAATCCGGAGAACGGGTATGTCATTGCACGCATCAGCGCAAAGAATGAGCCGGGAATCACCACCATCACCGGCATTATGGGTGATATCCAGCCGGGCGAAAGTCTCGACCTGACCGGCAGGTGGAAGGTGCACCCCAAATACGGGCCGCAGTTCGAGGTGGAAACCTTTGAACAGACCATGCCGGCCACCGAGAATGGGGTCATCAAGTTCTTGCAGTCCTCCATCAAGGGTGTGGGTGAAAAGACCGCCACCATGCTGGTGGGGGAATTCGGGGTGGGTATTCTGGATATTCTGGACGATGACCCGGAAAGGTTGCTGGAAATTCGGGGAATCTCCAAGAAGAAGCTCAAGGATATCATCGAATCCTGGTCCAAGCAGCGCGCCATCAAGAATCTGCTGGTCTTTTTGCAGTCCCATGGCGTGCCCACCACCTTTGCCGGAAGGATCTTCCAGCTTTACGGAGCGACTGCGGAAATCAAGCTGCGGGAAAATCCCTACGACCTGGCCTATGAGATCCGCGGAGTCGGTTTCCGCACCGCCGACCAGATGGCATTGAAGCTGGGCTTCAGGCCGGATGCGTGGCAGCGCCTGGAGGCGGGCATCATCTATACCCTGTTTACCTTGAGCGAGCGGGGAGGGCACATGTACGTGCCCAAGGACAAGCTTCTTTCCGATGCCGCCCGCATGATGGACAACGTGGATTACGACAAGCTTGAGGACGCGCTGTATTCGCTGCAGGAAAAGAAGCGGGTGCGCATCGAGGATCTGCCCGAACAGGAAGTGGAGGAAGCCGTCTACCTGATGCACTTCTACCATTTCGAAAACGAGATTTCCCAGCGCCTGCACCAGCTTATCAGCCACCCCATGCCCGTCAGCCGCAAAAAGGTGGCCCAGGCCCTGCCCAAGGTGGAGGAAACCCTTGGTTTTTCCCTGTCCGACGAGCAGCGCGAGGCGGTGTTCGAGGCCTGCTCCAACAAGGTTTTTATCATCACCGGCGGCCCCGGCACCGGAAAGACCACCATCACCAAGGCCATTGTCCTGACGCTCAAGGAACTGGGGCTCAAGATCAAGCAGGCCGCGCCCACGGGCCGGGCGGCCAAGCGGTTGTTCGAGGCCACCGGCCTGCCCGCACAAACCATCCATCGCCTGTTGCAGTACCAGCCAGACGGCGGATTTCAGTTCTGCCAGGATCAGAAGATCAAGGGCGATGTGCTGGTCATCGACGAATCCTCCATGGTGGATGCGCACCTTTGCGTTTCCGTGCTGCGGGCCCTGCCGCATACCTGTCGGCTCATTCTGGTGGGGGACATCAACCAGCTTCCCAGCGTGGGGCCGGGCAACGTGCTGGCCGATCTCATTAACAGCGAGATGGTTCCCTGCGCCCGGCTGACGCATATTTTCCGACAGGCCCAGGAAAGCTATATCGTGGTCAATGCCCACCGCATCAACCAGGGCCAGATGCCGCTGGGACATCCGCAGGAAGCGCCCGAGGCCGACTTCTTCTGGATTCCCCAAGAAGACCAGGCCACGGTACAGCGGCTCATTTTGGACAGTGTCTGCGACCGTATTCCCAAGCGTTACGGGCTGGACCCTCTTCGCGACATCCAAGTGCTCACCCCCATGCACAAGGGAGATGTGGGCACCCAGGCCCTGAACCAGGCGCTGCAGGAACGCCTCAATCCCCTCAAGCGGGGAGACCGGGAGATCAAGCGCGGCCAGATCAGCTATCGCGCCGGCGACCGGGTTCTCCAGACCCGCAACAACTATGACAAGGACGTCTTCAACGGCGACCTGGGCATGGTGGTGGATCTCAATACCCAGGACAATGAAATGACGGTCGAATTCGAGGGAACCTTCGTAACCTACGAGGCCTCGGAAATGGACGACCTGGCCCTGGCCTATGCCGTGAGCGTGCACAAGTCCCAGGGAAGCGAATACCCGGCCGTGGTCATGCCCATCGTGACCCAGCATTACATGCTTCTGCAGCGCAACCTGCTGTACACGGGCCTTACCCGCGCCAGAAATCTGGCCGTGCTCATCGGCAGCAAAAAGGCCTTCCAGATCGGGCTGAACAACATCACCGCAGGAAAGCGGGGCACCCATCTGGCCTACAGGCTGCGTCATCTTTTTTCGGAAAACACGCTTCTCTAG
- a CDS encoding ferritin — MLSNRMEQAINDQMNFEIFSANIYLSMVSYFEDRGLPGFAAWMRAQYKEEIFHAMKMFDYILGAGGRAKISAHDAPPQDWESPLAAFENALEHEKVVTGRINGLMDLAQQEKDHASQIFFQWFVSEQVEEEANVGDIVSKLKLVGDGGALFMLDRDLGTRVFTEPVE, encoded by the coding sequence ATGTTGAGCAATAGAATGGAACAGGCCATCAATGACCAGATGAATTTCGAGATATTCAGCGCCAACATCTATCTGTCCATGGTTTCCTACTTCGAGGACCGGGGCCTGCCGGGTTTCGCCGCCTGGATGCGCGCCCAGTACAAAGAGGAGATCTTTCACGCAATGAAGATGTTCGACTACATTCTGGGAGCGGGCGGCAGGGCGAAAATTTCCGCTCACGACGCCCCGCCCCAGGATTGGGAAAGCCCGCTGGCCGCTTTTGAAAACGCACTGGAGCACGAGAAGGTGGTCACCGGCCGCATCAACGGCCTCATGGATCTGGCCCAGCAGGAGAAGGACCATGCCAGTCAGATCTTCTTCCAGTGGTTTGTTTCCGAACAGGTGGAGGAAGAGGCCAATGTGGGCGACATCGTCAGCAAGCTGAAGCTGGTTGGCGACGGCGGAGCCCTGTTCATGCTGGATCGTGATCTCGGTACCCGAGTGTTTACCGAGCCTGTCGAATAG
- a CDS encoding cytoplasmic protein, with the protein MKDVALFAFNGELMCFVHVLLNALDMKQAGMNPRIVFEGAATKLVPELVKKENPFHQLYVKAKEADLIEGACKACSAKMGVLEAVQAEGLPLLDEMSGHPSVGAYMKRGFEIVTF; encoded by the coding sequence ATGAAAGACGTCGCATTGTTTGCCTTCAACGGGGAGCTCATGTGTTTCGTGCATGTGCTGCTCAACGCCCTGGACATGAAACAGGCGGGCATGAACCCCCGAATCGTGTTCGAGGGGGCGGCCACCAAGCTGGTGCCTGAATTGGTGAAAAAGGAAAACCCGTTCCACCAGCTGTACGTCAAGGCCAAGGAGGCCGATCTCATTGAGGGCGCCTGCAAGGCCTGTTCGGCCAAGATGGGCGTGCTGGAAGCGGTCCAGGCCGAAGGCCTGCCCCTGCTGGACGAAATGAGCGGCCATCCCTCGGTGGGGGCGTATATGAAGCGCGGCTTCGAGATCGTGACGTTCTGA
- the ettA gene encoding energy-dependent translational throttle protein EttA, with translation MSNDQEKIIYSMYKVTKRHGQREVLKNISLSYFYGAKIGVLGLNGSGKSSLLKILAGVDENFEGETHVSPGFTIGYLEQEPLVDETRTVREVVEEGVGETMALIKEFNEINEKFAEPMEADEMDALIQRQSEVQELMDAKGAWDIDSRLEMAMDALRCPPGDTSVSVISGGERRRVALCRLLLQSPDILLLDEPTNHLDAESVSWLERFLQTFPGTVIAVTHDRYFLDNVAGWILELDRGRGIPWKGNYSSWLEQKDNRLKQEDKEDSDRRKTLERELEWIKMSPKGRRKKSKARINAYESMVSHESEARSKELEIYIPPGNRLGKQVFIAEGVRKFMGEKLLVDDMSFIIPANAIVGIVGPNGAGKTTLFKMLVGQEQPDTGSLKVGDTVDFAYVDQNRDSLEAGKTVYETISGGAEFIKLGAREVNARAYCSRFNFQGSDQQKKVDVLSGGERNRVHLANMLKSGANVILLDEPTNDLDVNTMRALEDALDNFAGCVMVISHDRWFLDRIATHIIAFEGDSQVIFHEGNYSDYEEDRKKRLGAEADQPHRIKFRKLTR, from the coding sequence ATGAGCAACGATCAGGAAAAAATCATTTATTCCATGTACAAGGTGACCAAACGCCATGGTCAGCGAGAAGTACTGAAAAACATATCCCTGTCCTATTTCTATGGGGCCAAGATCGGCGTGCTGGGTCTGAACGGCTCGGGGAAAAGCTCCCTGCTGAAAATTCTGGCCGGGGTGGATGAAAATTTTGAGGGCGAAACCCATGTTTCCCCGGGTTTCACCATCGGTTACCTGGAGCAGGAGCCCCTGGTGGATGAGACCCGCACCGTGCGCGAGGTCGTGGAAGAGGGCGTGGGCGAGACCATGGCCCTGATCAAGGAATTCAACGAGATCAACGAGAAATTCGCCGAGCCCATGGAGGCCGACGAAATGGACGCCCTGATCCAGCGCCAGTCCGAGGTGCAGGAGCTCATGGACGCAAAGGGCGCCTGGGATATCGATTCCCGCCTGGAGATGGCCATGGACGCCTTGCGCTGCCCCCCGGGCGACACTTCGGTTTCCGTGATCTCCGGCGGTGAGCGCCGTCGCGTGGCCCTGTGCCGCCTACTGCTCCAGAGCCCGGACATCCTGCTACTGGACGAACCCACCAACCACCTGGACGCCGAATCCGTTTCCTGGCTCGAACGTTTCCTGCAGACGTTCCCGGGCACGGTCATCGCCGTGACCCACGACCGCTATTTCCTGGACAACGTGGCTGGCTGGATCCTCGAACTGGACCGCGGCCGCGGCATCCCCTGGAAGGGCAACTATTCCTCCTGGCTGGAACAGAAGGACAACCGCCTGAAACAGGAGGACAAGGAAGACTCGGACCGCCGCAAGACTTTGGAACGCGAACTCGAGTGGATCAAAATGTCTCCCAAGGGCCGCCGCAAAAAGAGCAAGGCGCGCATCAATGCCTACGAATCCATGGTTTCCCATGAGAGCGAGGCACGCTCCAAGGAACTGGAAATCTACATTCCGCCGGGAAATCGCCTGGGCAAGCAGGTCTTCATCGCCGAGGGCGTGCGCAAGTTCATGGGTGAAAAGCTCCTGGTGGATGACATGAGTTTCATCATTCCGGCCAACGCCATCGTGGGCATTGTGGGCCCCAACGGCGCCGGTAAGACGACCCTCTTCAAGATGCTGGTCGGTCAGGAACAGCCCGACACAGGCTCGCTGAAAGTGGGGGATACCGTGGATTTCGCCTACGTGGATCAGAACAGGGATTCCCTGGAGGCCGGCAAGACCGTCTATGAGACCATCAGCGGCGGGGCCGAATTCATCAAGCTGGGAGCCCGCGAGGTCAATGCCCGCGCCTACTGCAGCCGGTTCAACTTCCAGGGTTCGGACCAACAGAAGAAGGTGGACGTGCTTTCCGGCGGGGAGCGCAACCGGGTGCACCTGGCCAACATGCTCAAATCCGGCGCCAACGTCATCCTTCTTGACGAACCCACCAACGACCTGGACGTGAACACCATGCGCGCCCTGGAAGACGCCCTGGACAACTTCGCGGGCTGCGTGATGGTCATCAGCCACGATCGCTGGTTCCTGGACCGCATCGCCACGCACATTATCGCGTTCGAAGGGGATTCGCAGGTCATTTTCCACGAAGGGAACTATTCCGACTACGAGGAAGACCGCAAGAAACGTCTGGGCGCGGAGGCGGATCAGCCGCACCGCATCAAGTTCAGAAAACTGACTCGATAG